AGTAGGGCTTGTTAGTAGATTCATGGCTCAGCCAAAGCAATCACACTTAGCTGCTGCGAAAAGGATTTTGAGATACTTGAAAGGGACATTGACCTATGGCATTTTATTTCCACATCAAGAAGGGAAGGTTAAGCTACAACTTGTAGCATTTTCAAACTCGGATTGGtgtggagataaggtggatagAAGAAGTACGTCAGGGTATGTCTTTCTCTTGTCCGGTGCCCCTATTTCCTGGAGCTCAAGGAAGCAATCTGTGGTTGCTCTTTCAACCTGTGAAGCTGAGTACATAGCTGCTTGTAGTGCAGCCTGTCAAGCACTGTGGCTATCCTCATTGTTGAGTGAATTGAATGTGGATATTGGTGAAGTTGTGGAATTGCAAGTGGATAATAAATCTGCTATCGACTTGGCTAAGAATCCAGTTTCCCATGGACGTAGTAAACACATTGAGACTAAATACCATTTCCTACGTGATCAAGTAACAAAAGGAAAGATCAGCTTGAAGTACTGTGGAACTGATTTGCAAGTGGCGGATATTATGACTAAGGGTTTGAAAACTGAGAGGTTCAGGAACATGAGAGCTATGCTGAATGTTGTTAGCTTTTGATGAAGACTGCAGAGTCTGCAGCTTGATGTTTCGGAAGTATTGCAGCATTTGAAGAGCTGCAGAATTTGATGTGTTTTTGCTACTgaatttgctgttttttttgtttacttTTTCAGCAATTTGATTTCTGTTTGTCTGTTGAACAGTTGGAATTAAGGGGGGGTGTTAAGTAGTTAATCCCAATGTTCAAGGGGTTAATTGTGTGATTAGTTAAGGCTTAACAGATTTGTAAGCTAGTTAGTTGAGTGGGTCTATATAAGGACCTTATTGTATTTTTCTCTAACAATGAATAATAGAAACACTTTTCTCCCCATTCTGATTCTTCTCTCACGCTCTCTCTTTTCCCTGATACTGTGATTTTCATTCTTGTTCCCAACACATTTTACCATTATTAGCTAATATTTCCTCCTAAAGGCACACATCTTCCGAAAGACCACAACAATAGGTGGCCCCTTAAAGAGTAGGCGCCATGACTTATAGATTAAGCTCTATTCAAATAAAGATGAACGTTTAGTCGCATAATAGCTATTAAAATTTTTCACATTAGTTAGAAATATGACATAAATAACATTTGTAAATGGTAGAACAATTCTCAACTTTTAAGTTAACTTTTGATTAGTAGTTAACATAACTTAATCAGAGTAATCATACATAGTTAACATAACTTAATCAGAGTAATCATACATCCACTCGCATGTATGATCAGTCCATCCACTATTTTGGGGCTAAAGAatatttttgtttggtttcaatACAATACCTGCATGATTAGCAGGAATGAGaaagcaaataaattaaaacaaacTCAAGATGCATGTGAAATTACAGTCCAAACAGTTGGTTTTGGGAAGCAAATCGAAACTAACATGTGATCACATTCCTGTTGATTATTCATTTGGGTATTCCGTTGGTCAGGGTAAACAACAGTAATTCACTGTTGTCACAACAAGCAGTATCTTGTGTCTTGGGTCTTGTACTATATTTTATGGTCCCAGAAATCGTCACAGATCGCAATGGGTGAATGGTAGTACTGGTTAGTAGACCCAGACGCCACTTGTTTGCGTCAATGGCCCCTTTCCAAATCCCAAGATTTGAACGGGCAGCATCAAAATTATCGAAGGCCACCATGCCACCTTATTAGGCTACTCAAAATTGAACACACGCTACCGCAACATTAGGATacctttaaaaataaaaagctgAATGTATAACTAGGTGTATCAATCAATTGAGAAATGCTACTTTTACAAACTACTGTACAAGTTCACACAACAATTATATAATAGTTTGATATAATTGAGAGACATAAAAGAAcctttcataaaaaatattgtatATATAATTGATGTCAATTTGATGCAATTAGCACTGTAGATAGCTACTCAACAGCAAGTAGCAACACATCATGGTCATACATTATACAAGGCAAAGTTTCTCCTTCTTGTTTAATTTCCTCACACATCATTTTCTTTCCCCTTTCTCTTCCCCTCTCTTTTTCATCACTCTGCTTTTCACTCCCAAGCCCAAACACTCCTCTTAAGTTCTCAGTTCTAGACTCACTCCCTCTGTTACCCACACCACTCATAAATTAACATTCACATTTCTCTACAATTCCTCTCATGTAAATCAATCAAAACAAAGAACCCAAGCTCAAATCTGTAGAAGTTTGGAAttattttctgaattttacCCAATTGACTTACTATGGAGATGGTTTCCTCCTCCGAGGGCAGTACTTCTGGTACAACCAAAACAAGAGACATTGATGGTCTCCTCGCCGGTGTCGGGTACAAAGTCCGGTCATCGGAGCTCCATCAAGTGGCGGAAAACATCGAACGCCTCGAAAACGCCATCGTGAACTCATCCGCCGACATACCTCAGCTCGCTTCTGACACTGTTCACTACGATCCTTCCAACATAGGCACATGGGTGGACACACTCCTCTCCGAGTTCGACCACACCGCCTCCTTACCCTACGATCTCTCCGACGATCTCGCCGCCGCTCCTCCGCCACaacatcaccatcaccaccaactAATAACCACCGTGGAAGAAGACTCGGGGATAAGGCTCGTCCACATGCTGCTGACGTGTGCGGATTCCCTGCAACGTGGCGACTTCCATCTTGCTGGCTCTCTCATTGAAAACATGCAGGGTTTGTTGGCGCATGTTAGCACCGACCGCGGCATCGGAAAAGTCGCCGGCTACTTCATCGACGCCCTAACCCGCCGCGTGCTCGGTCTGAACAAAAACGGCGTCCTATTGGGGGAGAACGATGTACTCTATTATCACTACTACGAGGCTTGCCCATACCTCAAATTCGCTCACTTCACCGCAAACCAGGCCATCCTCGAAGCCTTCAACGGCCACGATTGCGTCCACGTCATTGACTTCAACCTCATGCAGGGTCTTCAATGGCCGGCGCTCATACAAGCCCTCGCTCTCCGCCCCGGCGGACCTCCTTTCTTGCGACTCACCGGCATTGGCCCTCCGTCGTCGGATGACCGCGACACGCTTCGCGAAATCGGGCTGCGGCTGGCCGATTTGGCGCGGTCGGTCAACGTCCGGTTCGCGTTTCGTGGTGTCGCGGCGTGGCGGCTGGAGGACGTGAAGCCGTGGATGCTCCAAGTGAGCCCGAAGGAGGCCGTGGCGGTGAACTCCATCATGCAGCTCCACCGCCTTCTCGGATCTGAATCCGGTATCGAAGCGGTGTTGGGTTGGATCCAGGATTTGAACCCGAAGATTATGACGGTTGTGGAGCAGGAAGCGAACCACAACGAGGATGGGTTGTTGGAGCGGTTCACGGAGGCACTACATTACTACTCGACCGTTTTTGACTCGTTGGAGGGGTGTCCGGTCGAACCGGATAAAGCGCTGGCCGAGATGTACCTACAAAGGGAGATATGCAATGTGGTGTGCTGCGAGGGAACGGCTCGGGTGGAGCGACACGAACCGCTGGCTAAGTGGAGGGAGCGGCTCGGGAAAGCCGGGTTCAGACCGGTTCATTTGGGTTCCAATGCATTCAAACAGGCAAGCATGTTGTTAACGCTGTTCTCATCAGAGGGTTACTGTGTGGAAGAGAAGGAAGGGTGTTTGACTCTCGGCTGGCATAGCCGCCCCCTTATTGCGGCTTCAGCTTGGCAAGTCGTTGCTGTGCAAGAGACTGAAGCGCTGCGTTTGGAGCACTAGAGTAAAAATTAAGTAGACACTGGCTAGTAAAGAAACAGAGAAAATTAGCTCACGTTgtatatttctttttctttttcttgttaaACACTgcttgtttttaaaaataattttgtcaATGTTCTGCTAAAGCCTCTCTTACTAACGCTGCCAGAGATGTGGGTGTGTGATGTGA
This is a stretch of genomic DNA from Lotus japonicus ecotype B-129 chromosome 1, LjGifu_v1.2. It encodes these proteins:
- the LOC130723410 gene encoding DELLA protein GAI1-like, which encodes MEMVSSSEGSTSGTTKTRDIDGLLAGVGYKVRSSELHQVAENIERLENAIVNSSADIPQLASDTVHYDPSNIGTWVDTLLSEFDHTASLPYDLSDDLAAAPPPQHHHHHQLITTVEEDSGIRLVHMLLTCADSLQRGDFHLAGSLIENMQGLLAHVSTDRGIGKVAGYFIDALTRRVLGLNKNGVLLGENDVLYYHYYEACPYLKFAHFTANQAILEAFNGHDCVHVIDFNLMQGLQWPALIQALALRPGGPPFLRLTGIGPPSSDDRDTLREIGLRLADLARSVNVRFAFRGVAAWRLEDVKPWMLQVSPKEAVAVNSIMQLHRLLGSESGIEAVLGWIQDLNPKIMTVVEQEANHNEDGLLERFTEALHYYSTVFDSLEGCPVEPDKALAEMYLQREICNVVCCEGTARVERHEPLAKWRERLGKAGFRPVHLGSNAFKQASMLLTLFSSEGYCVEEKEGCLTLGWHSRPLIAASAWQVVAVQETEALRLEH